The DNA segment GACACAACCACTCGTAGGGCGCTGGCGCTCGGTTACCCGGTTGTCCTGGTAGAGGACGCGCATACGACGGAGGGCAACGAGCATTTGTCTGCAGCCCAAATTATTCGGCACCACAATGACACGCTTACAAACATCCGTAGTTTCGGGCCTAGAGTTCGCGCTATCTCCACTGAGAACTTGCGCATTGGGGCCTAACCCTTCCATCGAGTGGACCTCCTGCGGCCTCCGTCAGCCGCTCACGTCAAACGTTAGGCGGTAAAAGCAAATAACAAGGTGCGCGCATGGAAGTTACGCAACCCAATCATAAAATTCGCTTTCTTTCCGGCGCTCCGTGTCGTCGTGAAGAATCCGGCCCGCAACATCTGCTTAGCTCTCGCCGTCACACCGCATGCACCCGCTTCAACCTTATGGGACTGCGCACACTTATAGATCATTTACACAACAAGCAATTCAACAAAAAGCATCCCGCACTTGATAATCCATGGGCATTGTAATCCCTAACAAGCAGTTCAAGTCGTTCGCTTCGCTCACTGGGACCGCGTTTCGCGACCCCTTAACCTGAACGTCAGGAACCAAATATGACCTTGAGAATACTGGTTACACTAGGCGTGCTCATTTACGGGCTTGTAGTCCCGATTCTCGAAATAAACTCTACCCATGTATTTAATCCTGAATGGCCACCACATGCCCGGCTACATGAGGTATGGCAGCTGGTAACCAACACAGCAATAGGAGTGTTTTGCCTGTGGCACGCTTGGGGGAAAGATAACGTACGTTTACCAAGCGCATTGGCACTTTTCATTACAGGCGGCTTTTTAGTCGCCTATGCTATTCAAAGCAGGTACGGTGGTTCCATGGTTCTGTCGGATGGAACGGAAAAAACCATTATGGGACTCAACCTAGGCGTGGTCGCGTTTGGTGTCGTAGCAATTTTTTCTGTGGCCACGATCATTCTAGACAGTCACCAAAGATCCAAAGCACATCAGCGGGTGTACGGCTCCTAACATACGGTTCAAGTCGTTCGCTTCGCTCGCAGGGACCGCGTACCGCGGCCCCTTAACCTAATCGTTAAGCGCCCCACCACTCTAAGGCCAAGCGCATGCCGTTACTCGACGAACTGCTATTCCTCTTGACCCTCTTCGCAGCACTGGGCTGCGGGGTGATGGCCGGGCTGTTCTTTGCCTTCTCGAACTTCGTGATGAAGGCCCTTGCTCGCCTCCATCCGGAAAGCGGCATTGCGGCCATGCAATCCATCAACGTTGCAGTTCTCAATCCATTGTTCCTGTCCCTCTTCCTCGGTACCGCCGCAGCTTGTCTGCTCCTTGTCATTTACTCGCTCACGCGTTGGCAGAGCTCAGGCACCCTCTGCATTGTGGCTGGAAGCGGACTCTATCTCCTCGGCAACTTCGTCGTGACGATAGCCTGCAACGTGCCACGGAATGATGCTTTAGCACGAGTTGACGCTTCGAACTCCGAAACCGTCGGCACCTGGCGCGACTATGTCCTCAGTTGGACGAGGTGGAACCACGTAAGGACAATCACTGCGCTTGCGGCGGCAGCATTGCTCACGATTGCTCTTTGTCAGTTGCGCACTGTCGGTTGAGGCAAACGAGGGCGCGAACTTGAACGGAACGCCTGCCCCGTCCATCGAGCAGTAGCCACCAGCAAGCCGCTCATATCAGACGTCAGGCCACGAAGGAGCGCGGTTTATGCTTCAAATAGTGCAGTTTTTAGCCACATTCTGTACGTCAATATTTGCCGGCGCCGCCATCTACATCACTGTCGCAGAGCATCCTGCGCGCATGCTCGGAGACACCCGTTCTGCTTTGACGCAATGGGCTCCAAGCTATAAGCGGGCCACGCTTATGCAGGCTCCGCTGGCCTTGGTCGGGCTTGTCACTTCCGTTGCTGCCTGGTGGTTAGGAGCCGGCGCGTGGTGGCTCGTCGCCGGCCTCTTGATAGGCGCTGTCGTGCCATTCACGCTGATTGCTGTCATGCCCACCAACCGCAAGTTGCTGGCGACTGACCGCGATGCAGCGTCCGCCGAAACGCGCATCTTGCTTGATCGTTGGGGCAAGCTCCACGCAATACGGAGCGTTTTGAGCCTTCTCGCGACAGCATTGTTGCTGTGGCAGTTGTGCGCGACTTAACAGTTCATTCCAGCCGAAGCCGCTTCGCGGCGCGGCTTAATTCAGGCGTTAGACGCAACCACAAACCATGAAGATAATTCGCAGCAAAGAGTTCACCGCTGAACGTGCATGGGGAGCAGTCGACATTGCTAATATGCACGGCATTACTACTCGCCTTCACTGGACGGACCAGCCTTATAAGTGGCACATAAATGATGGTGAGGAAGTCTTTACAGTCCTCGATGGCAGGGTGGAGATGCGCTATCGAGAAAATGGTGTCGAGCAGTCAAGTATTCTTGAGGTCGGCGATATTTTCTATGCATCAATAGGCACAGAACATGTCGCGCACCCAATCGGCATTGCGAGAATCCTTGTGATCGAATGTGAGGGTAGTGTCTAACAATGCGTATATCGACTCTCCCCGCAAGTGGCCACCCCTTAGCTTGATCGTTGGGTGTCACCAAGCCATGAACTACCCCACACTTGTTTCTGAAGTCTTTTCCGCGTTTTCTGTCGAGTCTGCCGCTGTACCCTCGGTCACACTTCGCGCGGGAAACGCTCTTGACGATTACAGCGAGCCAACGAACTTCGATCCATGTGCGGACGTGATTTCGGACGCCTATCTGGAGCAGTACCACTGGGGCATCGGGTATCTCGATCCAGCATCTTGGCGTCACTACCTGCCCCACCTTATCGAGTACGCCGTTCGGCATGTGCAAGTAGGCAGCGGTGTCATAGATAGCTTGCTGAATTCTTTACGGCCGCCTGATCGCGACCCTCCGCGGTTAGCGTCGCTTTCGGCACAACAAGAGGCAGCCGTCACCCGTTTTTTGGACTTTTTGGCTTTCTCGCCAGAGTCGGCACAAATAGGGCTTGCTTGCCAAGTGCTTGAGGAGTGGTGGGTGCCCGGCGCACTTTATCGATAGGCCGCTGGATGACGCCCATCAAGCCGTTCAAGTCGTTCGCTTCGCTCACTGGAGCATCGATAGACTGCCCCTCTCAGCTTAATCGTTATACCTCATGGGGGGATCACGCATGAAAGCTCGAGTTACTGTCATTACCATTGGCGTCGACGACTTGGAGAGGTCGCTTCGTTTCTATCGCGATGGCCTTGGCTTGAAGACGGAAGGCATTATTGGCAAGGAGTTTGAGCACGGAGCAGTGGCCTTCTTTGACTTGCAGGGCGGTTTGAAGCTTGCGATCTGGCCGCGCCAGAGTCTTTCCTATGATTCTGGCATTCCGCTAAGCAGCCCAAGCCCTACCGAATTCACCCTCGGTCATAACGTCTCGTCAAAAGCAGAAGTCGACGCGGTTATGGAGCAGGCGAAAAATGCAGGCGCCGTAATCGTCAAGCCTGCTGCTGACACCTTTTGGGGCGGTTACGCCGGCTACTTTCAAGATCCTGATCAGCATCTGTGGGAGGTCGTATGGAATCCCCAATTAGCAGTCCAGGATTGAGGCATAACAATTCATTCCGGCAGGTGCCTTCGGCGTCGCTGAATTCAGGCGTTAAGCCAAGGGAGTCATCGCATTGAGCACACTTCCACCTTTGCTCATTGCTGCCAGCGCAGCGATCATTCTGCTGCTTGGCCTCATCCACCTTTTGTACACCTTCTATGGTTCTAAACTGCTGCCGCGCGACCGTGAACTACTAGCGCGCATGCAGGAGGTGTCGCCTGTAATCACGCGCGAAACAACCATGTGGAAGGCCTGGATCGGCTTCAACGCTAGCCACAGCTACGGCGCAATCCTGTTCGGCGGCGTGTATGGCTATCTATCCCTGGTGCACAGTGCGTTCTTGTTCCAGTCCACCTTCCTTCTATCCCTCGGGTTGCTACTGCTTTTCGGCTACGTCTTCTTGGGCAAACGCTATTGGTTCAGCATTCCGTTTCGCGGCATCCTTTTGGCCACTTCCCTTTATGTCCTCGCGCTCCTCATCAACTGGGCCTAGGTTCTGTAGGGGCCTTCGGCAACGCAAAGCCATCCAGCAGGTTTATTCCGGGTCGCAGGTATTAACCTGGCCTGGGCGGTTACAATGGTCGCCCTCTCCTTCACGGCCCTTGTCATGACAGACCCCATTCGCCTCTCCAAACGCCTTGTCGAGCTGGTCGGCTGCTCTCGCCGGGAGGCGGAGCTGTACATTGAAGGTGGCTGGGTCACGGTTGACGGCGAGGTGGTCGAGGAGCCGCAGTTCAAGGTACAGGAACAGAAAGTCGAACTGCTCCCGGATGCCGTGCTAAGCAAAGCCGAACCCGTCACCTTGCTGCTGCACCAGCCACCAGCGCCTGACTCCAGCACGGCGTTGCAGTTAATCAGCCCCGCTACGCTGTCGGTTGAACACCGCTACGGCACTCGTCCACTAAAAGGCCACTTTGTGCGGCTGAGCCCGACTGCGGCATTGCAAGCGGATGCAGGCGGCTTGCTGGTGTTTACTCAGGATTGGCGCGTGTTGCGCAAGCTGACCGACGATGCGGCCAAACTCGAGCAGGAGTACATCGTTGAGGTGGCTGGCGAGATCGCCGAGCACGGGCTCAACCGGCTCAACCACGGCTTGACCTACAAGGGTTACGTTCTGCCGCCGGTGAAGGCCAGTTGGCAGAACGAAACCCGCCTACGCTTTGCCCTGAAGAACCCGCAGCCTGGCCAGATCGCGCGCATGTGCGCCAGCGTCGGGCTTACGGTCATCAGCATGAAGCGCATCCGCATCGGCGGCGTCTCCATGGGCAAATTGCAGCCAGGACAATGGCGTTATTTGGCGGCGACCGAGAAGTTCTAATCCCGCGCTTGCTGACAGTGCTGCGGCGCTGTCTCTTTATGAATTAATCAGGACACCACAATGATCAATAACGATGTATTGCGCAGCGTGCGCTACATGCTCGACATCAGCGACGCGAAGATCGTCGAGATCATCAAGCTCGCGGATTACGACGTTCAGCTAAGCGATGTCAGCGCTTTCCTGAAGAAAGATGAAGAAGACGGTTATGCCGATTGCAGCGATGAAGTGATGGCGCACTTCCTCGATGGTCTGGTTTTCCATAAGCGTGGCAAGGACGAAAGTCGCCCGGCGCATCCGATGGAGTTGCCGGTCACCAACAACATGGTGCTGAAAAAGCTTCGCGTGGCCTTCGAGCTGAAAGAAGACGACATGCACGCCATCCTGCAAGCCGCTGATTTTCCGGTCTCCAAACCGGAGCTGAGCGCGCTATTTCGCAAGTTTGGCCACAGCAACTACCGCACCTGTGGCGATCAGTTGCTGAGAAACTTCCTCAAGGGCCTGACCCTGCGCATCCGCGGCTAAGCAACTCGCATCTCGATGGGGGGACGGCTTAGCCACCACCCTCCTGCGCATGGCCGTGCATTCCCAAGCGCAATAGTGCCTCCGCGATCCCCTCTCGACGATTAGGGTACCTCCACCCATTGCTCAGAGGACTCGCCATGCACCCTTACTTCTCCCTGCAAGGCCGCACGGCCTTGGTCACCGGCGGTACCCGTGGCATCGGCAAGATGATTGCCA comes from the Pseudomonas cavernicola genome and includes:
- a CDS encoding LIC_13387 family protein; this encodes MSTLPPLLIAASAAIILLLGLIHLLYTFYGSKLLPRDRELLARMQEVSPVITRETTMWKAWIGFNASHSYGAILFGGVYGYLSLVHSAFLFQSTFLLSLGLLLLFGYVFLGKRYWFSIPFRGILLATSLYVLALLINWA
- a CDS encoding DUF6714 family protein, which translates into the protein MNYPTLVSEVFSAFSVESAAVPSVTLRAGNALDDYSEPTNFDPCADVISDAYLEQYHWGIGYLDPASWRHYLPHLIEYAVRHVQVGSGVIDSLLNSLRPPDRDPPRLASLSAQQEAAVTRFLDFLAFSPESAQIGLACQVLEEWWVPGALYR
- a CDS encoding cupin domain-containing protein, which codes for MKIIRSKEFTAERAWGAVDIANMHGITTRLHWTDQPYKWHINDGEEVFTVLDGRVEMRYRENGVEQSSILEVGDIFYASIGTEHVAHPIGIARILVIECEGSV
- a CDS encoding VOC family protein, producing the protein MKARVTVITIGVDDLERSLRFYRDGLGLKTEGIIGKEFEHGAVAFFDLQGGLKLAIWPRQSLSYDSGIPLSSPSPTEFTLGHNVSSKAEVDAVMEQAKNAGAVIVKPAADTFWGGYAGYFQDPDQHLWEVVWNPQLAVQD
- a CDS encoding DUF1772 domain-containing protein → MPLLDELLFLLTLFAALGCGVMAGLFFAFSNFVMKALARLHPESGIAAMQSINVAVLNPLFLSLFLGTAAACLLLVIYSLTRWQSSGTLCIVAGSGLYLLGNFVVTIACNVPRNDALARVDASNSETVGTWRDYVLSWTRWNHVRTITALAAAALLTIALCQLRTVG
- a CDS encoding DUF1772 domain-containing protein, with protein sequence MLQIVQFLATFCTSIFAGAAIYITVAEHPARMLGDTRSALTQWAPSYKRATLMQAPLALVGLVTSVAAWWLGAGAWWLVAGLLIGAVVPFTLIAVMPTNRKLLATDRDAASAETRILLDRWGKLHAIRSVLSLLATALLLWQLCAT
- a CDS encoding DUF1456 family protein, whose translation is MINNDVLRSVRYMLDISDAKIVEIIKLADYDVQLSDVSAFLKKDEEDGYADCSDEVMAHFLDGLVFHKRGKDESRPAHPMELPVTNNMVLKKLRVAFELKEDDMHAILQAADFPVSKPELSALFRKFGHSNYRTCGDQLLRNFLKGLTLRIRG
- a CDS encoding rRNA pseudouridine synthase gives rise to the protein MTDPIRLSKRLVELVGCSRREAELYIEGGWVTVDGEVVEEPQFKVQEQKVELLPDAVLSKAEPVTLLLHQPPAPDSSTALQLISPATLSVEHRYGTRPLKGHFVRLSPTAALQADAGGLLVFTQDWRVLRKLTDDAAKLEQEYIVEVAGEIAEHGLNRLNHGLTYKGYVLPPVKASWQNETRLRFALKNPQPGQIARMCASVGLTVISMKRIRIGGVSMGKLQPGQWRYLAATEKF